Proteins from a genomic interval of Equus quagga isolate Etosha38 chromosome 13, UCLA_HA_Equagga_1.0, whole genome shotgun sequence:
- the YIF1B gene encoding protein YIF1B isoform X2 yields MHPAGAAAAGTPRQPSKRRIPVSPPGMADPHQLFDDTSSAQSRGFGAQRGPGGLGYPAAAASPQEAFLADPVSNMAMAYGSSLAAQGKELVDKNIDRFIPVTKLKYYFAVDTMYVGKKLGLLFFPYLHQDWEVQYQQDTPVAPRFDINAPDLYIPAMAFITYILVAGLALGTQDRFSPDLLGLQASSALAWLTLEVLAILLSLYLLTVNTDLTTIDLVAFLGYKYVGMIGGVLMGLLFGKIGYYLVLGWCCVSIFVFMIRTLRLKILAEAAAQGVPVRGARNQLRMYLTMAVAAAQPLLMYWLTFHLVR; encoded by the exons CCTCGAAGCGGAGGATCCCTGTGTCCCCACCCGGCATGGCCGACCCCCACCAGCTTTTTGATGACACAAGCTCAGCCCAGAGCCGGGGCTTCGGGGCCCAGCGGGGACCTGGCGGCCTGGGCTACCCTGCAGCCGCCGCCTCACCCCAGGAGGCCTTCCTGGCCGATCCCGTGTCCAACATGGCCATGGCCTACGGGAGCAGCCTGGCGGCGCAGGGCAAGGAGCTGGTGGATAAGAAT ATTGACCGGTTCATCCCCGTCACCAAGCTCAAGTATTACTTCGCCGTGGATACCATGTATGTGGGCAAAAAGCTGGGCCTGCTCTTCTTCCCCTACCTGCACCAG GACTGGGAGGTGCAGTACCAGCAGGACACCCCAGTGGCCCCCCGCTTTGACATCAACGCGCCTGACCTCTACATTCCAG CTATGGCTTTCATCACCTACATCTTGGTggctggcctggccctggggacccaggaTAG GTTCTCTCCAGACCTCCTGGGGCTGCAGGCCAGCTCAGCGTTGGCTTGGCTGACCCTGGAGGTGCTGGCCATCCTGCTCAGCCTCTACCTCCTGACTGTCAACACCGACCTCACCACTATCGACCTGGTGGCCTTCCTGGGCTACAAATATGTAGG gatGATTGGCGGCGTCCTCATGGGCCTGCTCTTCGGGAAGATCGGCTACTACCTGGTGCTGGGCTGGTGCTGCGTATCCATCTTTGTGTTCATG ATCCGGACGCTGCGTCTGAAGATCCTGGCGGAGGCGGCGGCCCAGGGCGTCCCGGTGCGCGGGGCGCGGAACCAGCTGCGCATGTACCTGACCATGGCCGTGGCGGCGGCGCAGCCCCTGCTCATGTACTGGCTCACCTTCCACCTGGTGCGGTGA
- the YIF1B gene encoding protein YIF1B isoform X1, giving the protein MHPAGAAAAGTPRQRKWPSKRRIPVSPPGMADPHQLFDDTSSAQSRGFGAQRGPGGLGYPAAAASPQEAFLADPVSNMAMAYGSSLAAQGKELVDKNIDRFIPVTKLKYYFAVDTMYVGKKLGLLFFPYLHQDWEVQYQQDTPVAPRFDINAPDLYIPAMAFITYILVAGLALGTQDRFSPDLLGLQASSALAWLTLEVLAILLSLYLLTVNTDLTTIDLVAFLGYKYVGMIGGVLMGLLFGKIGYYLVLGWCCVSIFVFMIRTLRLKILAEAAAQGVPVRGARNQLRMYLTMAVAAAQPLLMYWLTFHLVR; this is encoded by the exons CCTCGAAGCGGAGGATCCCTGTGTCCCCACCCGGCATGGCCGACCCCCACCAGCTTTTTGATGACACAAGCTCAGCCCAGAGCCGGGGCTTCGGGGCCCAGCGGGGACCTGGCGGCCTGGGCTACCCTGCAGCCGCCGCCTCACCCCAGGAGGCCTTCCTGGCCGATCCCGTGTCCAACATGGCCATGGCCTACGGGAGCAGCCTGGCGGCGCAGGGCAAGGAGCTGGTGGATAAGAAT ATTGACCGGTTCATCCCCGTCACCAAGCTCAAGTATTACTTCGCCGTGGATACCATGTATGTGGGCAAAAAGCTGGGCCTGCTCTTCTTCCCCTACCTGCACCAG GACTGGGAGGTGCAGTACCAGCAGGACACCCCAGTGGCCCCCCGCTTTGACATCAACGCGCCTGACCTCTACATTCCAG CTATGGCTTTCATCACCTACATCTTGGTggctggcctggccctggggacccaggaTAG GTTCTCTCCAGACCTCCTGGGGCTGCAGGCCAGCTCAGCGTTGGCTTGGCTGACCCTGGAGGTGCTGGCCATCCTGCTCAGCCTCTACCTCCTGACTGTCAACACCGACCTCACCACTATCGACCTGGTGGCCTTCCTGGGCTACAAATATGTAGG gatGATTGGCGGCGTCCTCATGGGCCTGCTCTTCGGGAAGATCGGCTACTACCTGGTGCTGGGCTGGTGCTGCGTATCCATCTTTGTGTTCATG ATCCGGACGCTGCGTCTGAAGATCCTGGCGGAGGCGGCGGCCCAGGGCGTCCCGGTGCGCGGGGCGCGGAACCAGCTGCGCATGTACCTGACCATGGCCGTGGCGGCGGCGCAGCCCCTGCTCATGTACTGGCTCACCTTCCACCTGGTGCGGTGA
- the YIF1B gene encoding protein YIF1B isoform X3, whose product MHPAGAAAAGTPRQRKWPSKRRIPVSPPGMADPHQLFDDTSSAQSRGFGAQRGPGGLGYPAAAASPQEAFLADPVSNMAMAYGSSLAAQGKELVDKNIDRFIPVTKLKYYFAVDTMYVGKKLGLLFFPYLHQDWEVQYQQDTPVAPRFDINAPDLYIPAMAFITYILVAGLALGTQDRMIGGVLMGLLFGKIGYYLVLGWCCVSIFVFMIRTLRLKILAEAAAQGVPVRGARNQLRMYLTMAVAAAQPLLMYWLTFHLVR is encoded by the exons CCTCGAAGCGGAGGATCCCTGTGTCCCCACCCGGCATGGCCGACCCCCACCAGCTTTTTGATGACACAAGCTCAGCCCAGAGCCGGGGCTTCGGGGCCCAGCGGGGACCTGGCGGCCTGGGCTACCCTGCAGCCGCCGCCTCACCCCAGGAGGCCTTCCTGGCCGATCCCGTGTCCAACATGGCCATGGCCTACGGGAGCAGCCTGGCGGCGCAGGGCAAGGAGCTGGTGGATAAGAAT ATTGACCGGTTCATCCCCGTCACCAAGCTCAAGTATTACTTCGCCGTGGATACCATGTATGTGGGCAAAAAGCTGGGCCTGCTCTTCTTCCCCTACCTGCACCAG GACTGGGAGGTGCAGTACCAGCAGGACACCCCAGTGGCCCCCCGCTTTGACATCAACGCGCCTGACCTCTACATTCCAG CTATGGCTTTCATCACCTACATCTTGGTggctggcctggccctggggacccaggaTAG gatGATTGGCGGCGTCCTCATGGGCCTGCTCTTCGGGAAGATCGGCTACTACCTGGTGCTGGGCTGGTGCTGCGTATCCATCTTTGTGTTCATG ATCCGGACGCTGCGTCTGAAGATCCTGGCGGAGGCGGCGGCCCAGGGCGTCCCGGTGCGCGGGGCGCGGAACCAGCTGCGCATGTACCTGACCATGGCCGTGGCGGCGGCGCAGCCCCTGCTCATGTACTGGCTCACCTTCCACCTGGTGCGGTGA